From Gigantopelta aegis isolate Gae_Host chromosome 11, Gae_host_genome, whole genome shotgun sequence, the proteins below share one genomic window:
- the LOC121385453 gene encoding muscarinic acetylcholine receptor M4-like: protein MYNLTSNNIPNWLIIGSTVFVAIICVANLMVILAFIIQHTIRKPQHYFLASLAVSDFMVGLISMPFFLQFIYLDRWVLGRWVCQAWLILDFTACMASKMGVFLITTDRFLLFTFPWTYTDYQTKRNVSIVIAIVWTFAIVIFTTAIAGWHGLVDDGKMHEEGSCHVLFMEDRVFTLMWAVGYYWIPLVYMCVLYRRIYITALFMHRSSGSRNTMWHSSNQMGTSQNEGTSCEHTLTHKLQLPKNNSFKSRTQKVTFSGSDKNDNLKTDLSGQGLCAGSTKDSCLVSDTAVKDVDNTGIVNKLTNLEINSESTLCKDENKSENRSSMAKKPAFFLPLTDTNGKVTKAYDDFVTNEKSKPAPEESVMNGKVTGKKMINWKAAITHENVITNGKATKTTKRLVTNETSKPAPEESMNGNAIQDPDKAVTIGKAALTHKKETVTNGLATKPLQELVTNENSKPAHDEANKTDVTAPSVVGDVTTLKDQCACGADDDGLEGTSRSPVNYADVKINAKKVCKFESMRWIIDWNHEQKQIYKNHVRRSLKAITLILGAFLISWTPYNVVVFTRTVGWYENVNTTFYTVTYWLCYLNSAVNPLCYALANPEFRRTFIRIFKLDWHIA from the coding sequence ATGTACAAcctgacatccaataacatACCCAACTGGTTGATCATCGGTTCGACAGTTTTCGTCGCCATCATCTGTGTAGCAAATCTGATGGTCATTCTGGCGTTCATCATCCAGCACACCATTCGAAAGCCGCAGCACTATTTCCTTGCATCCCTGGCGGTTTCCGATTTCATGGTAGGACTGATATCGATGCCCTTTTTCCTGCAGTTCATATATCTGGACCGCTGGGTTCTGGGACGTTGGGTCTGTCAAGCGTGGCTGATACTGGACTTCACAGCGTGCATGGCGTCAAAGATGGGCGTGTTCCTGATAACGACGGACAGGTTCCTGTTGTTCACGTTTCCCTGGACATACACGGACTATCAGACAAAGAGAAACGTTAGTATCGTGATCGCCATCGTCTGGACATTTGCCATAGTAATATTCACCACGGCCATAGCAGGGTGGCACGGTCTTGTTGATGACGGGAAGATGCACGAAGAGGGATCCTGTCACGTCCTGTTCATGGAGGACAGAGTGTTTACGCTCATGTGGGCGGTCGGTTACTACTGGATACCCTTGGTGTACATGTGCGTCCTGTACAGACGGATCTACATCACTGCTCTGTTCATGCACAGGTCGTCGGGTTCCAGAAACACGATGTGGCACTCGAGCAATCAGATGGGCACTTCACAGAATGAGGGAACCAGCTGCGAACACACGCTCACGCATAAACTCCAGCTGCCGAAGAATAACAGCTTTAAGTCTAGGACACAAAAGGTCACGTTTTCAGGTTCCGACAAGAACGATAACTTGAAAACCGACCTCAGCGGTCAAGGTCTGTGTGCAGGCAGCACAAAAGATTCCTGCTTGGTTTCTGACACCGCGGTCAAAGATGTTGACAACACTGGAATTGTGAATAAATTGACAAATTTGGAAATTAATTCTGAAAGTACCTTATGCAAGGATGAAAACAAAAGCGAGAATCGGTCTTCGATGGCAAAGAAACCAGCCTTCTTCCTACCACTAACAGATACAAACGGGAAAGTGACAAAAGCTTACGACGATTTTGTTACGAATGAAAAGTCAAAACCAGCTCCTGAGGAATCAGTAATGAATGGGAAAGTGACCGGCAAAAAAATGATAAATTGGAAAGCAGCAATAACTCACGAAAACGTAATTACGAATGGgaaagcaacaaaaacaacaaaaagactTGTTACAAATGAAACATCAAAACCAGCTCCAGAAGAATCTATGAATGGGAACGCAATACAAGATCCTGATAAAGCAGTTACAATTGGAAAAGCAGCATTAACTCATAAAAAAGAAACGGTTACGAATGGTTTGGCAACAAAACCTCTTCAAGAACTTGTTACGAACGAAAATTCAAAACCAGCCCATGACGAAGCTAACAAAACTGACGTTACGGCGCCGTCAGTTGTCGGGGATGTGACTACACTCAAGGATCAGTGTGCTTGTGGAGCAGACGACGACGGGTTAGAGGGTACCAGTCGGTCTCCTGTGAACTATGCAGACGTCAAAATTAACGCAAAAAAAGTGTGTAAGTTCGAGTCGATGAGGTGGATCATCGATTGGAATCACGAACAGAAGCAGATCTACAAAAACCATGTGCGCAGATCGCTGAAGGCGATAACGCTGATTCTCGGTGCGTTCCTCATCAGTTGGACGCCGTACAACGTCGTGGTGTTCACGAGAACGGTGGGGTGGTACGAGAACGTGAACACGACCTTCTACACCGTCACCTACTGGCTCTGTTACCTCAACAGCGCCGTCAACCCCTTGTGCTATGCGCTGGCCAATCCCGAGTTCAGACGGACGTTTATCAGAATATTCAAACTGGACTGGCATATCGCATGA